CTTTGAGTTTGAGTGTGAGAGTATCCATACTAAGTAAACCACTTTCACTGATATAGGGTGTTGAAGCAGAAGTTGCATTCATCTGAATGCAACTTAATCAACTCAAACACATTTAGTTTGCATTCAAATAACATCAAACCCTTGTGGGTTGGGCATCAAACCCTTGTGGGGTGGGCATCTTGCCCGCCCTCCTTATGCAAAGTTCAATGTGGAGCTAATCAGATTTAAGCCACGGGATAGCCAGCAGCAGCTAAAGCATCCTTAATTGCTGTTTCTGAAGCTTGAGTTTCTACGCTGACAAATTTGGTTTGTGGATCAGCCTCAATGGTAGCATTGGCATCAATTGTTTTAACTGCATTGGTAATATTGTTTGCACAAGCAGAACAAGCCATATTGGGAACTGTCAGTTTGAGTGTCATAGATTTACGGTATGGAATAAAAGAACTATCAAGACTAAGCTTGTATCTGCTCAATTGCAGTCTGTAAAGCTAATTCAGCCATCTTTATGGCTGTAGGGGGTGCTTTCCACTGTCGTCAGCGATTAAGTTTGGCTTTTACTGACGCATGGCGGAGATTTACCTTATATTTATCCTAAACTCTCTAGCCAACTAGAGAGTCTATCAGAGTTTACAAATCTTAAAATTTCCTAGCTTGAGAGGGCTTTGCAGGGTGTGGGAGTGACTACAGCAAAATTTAGCCACAAACTCACAAATGTAATGATAATTGTAATATTGCACGAGGCGATCGCTCATCGCCTTGGCTCAGTTTAAAATATTCAGATGAGATGACTTAAAAATAAATCTAAAAAAACTCAGCTATTGGTAATCAAAGTTGGAATATTTGCTGTAGCTGAACTTGTATAGACATATGTTAAATCTGAGAAAATTTGACCCAACTTTTCAAGAAAAAAGGCTTGGACAAGCCAAGCCCTTATGTATACCAAGCATTTACTACACCAATAATAATTTAATCTTTCTATGCCTTTAGTTCATCCTCCTAAAGGATGTGTGCAAATAACCTAAAAACTGATAATAAATTGCTTTGTTTAATCATAAAAAAAAGGTTTGGCTATAAACCAAACCTTGATTATTGCTGTGCTTAACAACGTACTGGACTATAATTTTAAGTTACTATTTTTATAGTTCATCTTCCTTTTGGAAGTCTCCAAATATTAACTTCATACTAGTTTTGGCGAAAGTCACTTCCAGTCCAGGTAATCATTTTGGCGACCAAAAATACCGAACTGCTGTGGCTATGCTTCTACATTTTTGTAGTAGCTATTTATATTCATTCAAAACTTTTAAAATATTCTCTAAGCCTAATATAGCGATTTCTACCTCAATGAGGTATACCCAGAATTATTCGACCACAGATGGACACAGATAAACACAGATAAATCCTGATATTTTGCAGATTAGTAAACGCTATATACAATTTTATATTGCGTAAATTTAATTCATGTGTCAGAAGTATGAAAAAGGCTTGAACAAGTGCCAAGCCTTTATATATACCAGGTGTTTACCATATCCAGCTATTTTAGCTATAAACTCATATCAATTCATCTATCTTAGAGTTGTATACAAATATTTGCAAATGTGATATGCAGCCTCATATATAAACAAATTTTAGTGATGATAGTTTTGGGGGGTATTTCCGAGGAATTGTGAGCTACACTCAAGATAATTTCGCCACCAGGTGGAGTATATTTGCAAGCATTATTGAGTAATTCCGCCAAGATGCGCTCTAAGCTAGTACCATCTGATAATAGTGACGGCAGATTTGAGGGAAGATTTAACTGTAAAGTTTGCTGATGTTCTTGAAGACGGACTTGAAACGGCGCAATTATCCAAGGTATCAACTGTTCTAAGAGCAACACATCTGGGGTAATCAAGAAACAGCCGTCAGCTTCTAAGCGTTGTAAGTCTAGCAAATCGTTGATTAGCGCCATTTCGCGATCGCACTCACCTGATAACATTTTTAAATAGCGGTGATTTTCTCCTGATCTGATAGAAAGTTGTAACATTTGAATCATCATCTTCATATTGCTCAGAGGCGATCGCAATTGGTGAGACAATAAATTTAAGAACTCATTTTTGAGTTGATTGATTTCTGCTAGTTGCGCTACGAGTTGTTCTTGCTCACTTTGCTTTTTACGAGCCTCCATAACCTGTTTGCGCTCAGTCATATCTCGGAAAATTAATACCGCACCTGTAATCCGATCTTGATCATCTCTAATGGGCGCAGCACTATCATGAATGGGAATCTCTGCACCATTTTTAGAAATCAGAACAGTTTCTGCTGGTAAACTAACGATATTACCATCTTGCAAGACTTTTGTGATCGGACTTTCCAAAAGCTCGTGAGTTTCTCCATTGGCAATCTTAAATACTTCCGATAAATTTCTCCCACAAGCTTCTTCTTGTTTCCAGCCCGTGAGAGTTTCAGCCACAGGATTCATAAAAGTTACTAACTCTTCAAAGTCGCTAGAAATGACTCCATCGCTGATACTTTTCAGGAGTGTAGATACCCATTTTTGATGCGTTTTTAATTGCTTTTCTAATTTATGTTTAGTCAGAGCTATTTCAATATTTATTTGTAGCTCTCTTTCTTTAAAAGGTTTGAGTAAGTAGCCAAAAGGCTCAGTAATTTTGGCACGTTCTAAAGTTTTATTATCAGCATAAGCCGTCAGATAAATTATGGGAATATCCAAATGCTTGTGAATTTCATTAGCCGCTTGGATACCATCTATTTCCCCTTTTAATCTAATATCCATTAGCACTAAATCTGGACAAAGTTCTAAAGACTTATTAATTGCTTCTTGTCCTGAAGCAGCCATAGCAGAAACTATATAACCAAATTTTTGTAGCCGATTACGTAAATCTTTGGCAACAATAGCTTCATCTTCTACTATGACAATTTTTGTAATTTTCATGTGTAACCAAAGTTTATTTATACTATAGGAAAATCTATTTTAAATTCTACTCCAATATCGCTCACAAAGGCTGTGATAGCTTTGATTAACCCCGATAGCCAATAAGTAGGATACCAACGCGTCCACACATCCATCAGATGGGTTCTACCGCAAGCAACAATAAATGCACTAAACATCAAGAAAATCTTCTTTGCGTTGTGATCACAGGATTTTTTGATTCCATGTGAAAATTTTACAAAAACACAAGTCTAATTATAACTTATTAATAAATTTAAATGTATTTTCGGCTATAAATATTTTAAGATTTAAAATGTCTGGCTAACATA
The window above is part of the Nodularia spumigena CCY9414 genome. Proteins encoded here:
- a CDS encoding heavy-metal-associated domain-containing protein, which gives rise to MTLKLTVPNMACSACANNITNAVKTIDANATIEADPQTKFVSVETQASETAIKDALAAAGYPVA
- a CDS encoding response regulator, whose translation is MKITKIVIVEDEAIVAKDLRNRLQKFGYIVSAMAASGQEAINKSLELCPDLVLMDIRLKGEIDGIQAANEIHKHLDIPIIYLTAYADNKTLERAKITEPFGYLLKPFKERELQINIEIALTKHKLEKQLKTHQKWVSTLLKSISDGVISSDFEELVTFMNPVAETLTGWKQEEACGRNLSEVFKIANGETHELLESPITKVLQDGNIVSLPAETVLISKNGAEIPIHDSAAPIRDDQDRITGAVLIFRDMTERKQVMEARKKQSEQEQLVAQLAEINQLKNEFLNLLSHQLRSPLSNMKMMIQMLQLSIRSGENHRYLKMLSGECDREMALINDLLDLQRLEADGCFLITPDVLLLEQLIPWIIAPFQVRLQEHQQTLQLNLPSNLPSLLSDGTSLERILAELLNNACKYTPPGGEIILSVAHNSSEIPPKTIITKICLYMRLHITFANICIQL